The sequence GACCACGCTCACTGCCGATGTTGCCGTCGGTGCCGTCGTGCCCGGCGAGGACAGCCTGCGACGGCTGATGCACCATATCGGAACGTCGGCCCGCAAGGCGGCTCGCGTCCTCGCGCTCGCTGCCAGCGACGCGAAGAACCAAGCGCTTCGCCAGGCGGCGATGAACATCCGGGCACGCTTTCGCGACATCCTGTCGGCCAATGACCGCGACGTTGAAGCCGGCCGCAAGAAGGGCTTGGCGACGACGCTGCTTGACCGACTTCACCTGACGCCCGAACGCATTGAGTCGATGGCGCGTGGCCTCGACGAGATCGCCGCTCTGCCTGACCCGGTTGGCACGACGATCGCGCAGTGGGACCGGCCCAACGGACTCCATATCGCGCGTGTTCGCACGCCCATCGGCGTCATCGGGGTAATTTACGAATCCCGCCCGAACGTCACCGCCGACGCCGGCGGCCTGTGCCTGAAATCGGGGAATGCGGCGATCTTGCGCTGCGGATCGGAAAGTTTCCTCAGTGCTTCGGTGATTTCCGAATGCCTGACGGCAGGACTCATGGCTGCCGGCCTGCCGGACACCAGTATCCAGCTCGTGCCAACCACCGACCGCACCGCAGTTGGTGAGATGCTGAAGATGAACACCTGCATCGACGTTATCGTGCCGCGAGGCGGGCGCTCTCTGATCGAGCGCGTTACCGCCGAAAGCAAGGTGCCGCTGTTCCAGCACCTGGACGGCATCTGCCATACGTACGTGCACGCCGAAGCGGATCACGAGATGGCACGCCGAGTCGTGTTCAACGCCAAGATGCGGCGCCCGGGCATTTGCGGTGCCACCGAAACTTTACTTATTGATCAAGATGTGGCCCCCGCACTTCTGCCCGATATTATCAGCGATCTCATCACCTCCGGCTGCGAGGTTCGCGGCGACGCGGCGACGCGGGCGATCGATTGCCGCGTAGTGCCGGCAAGCGAGCGGGATTGGGATACGGAGTATTTGGATACGATCCTTTCGGTGAAAATCGTCGAGAACCTCGACGAGGCCATTCGCCATGTAAACCGGCATTCTTCGCACCATACCGACGCAATCATCACTGAGGATCCTATTGCCGCGGAGAGTTTTGTTGGCTCCATTGACAGCGCCATCTTGATGATCAACGCATCAACACAATTCGCCGATGGCGGTGAGTTCGGCATGGGGGCAGAAATCGGTATTGCCACGGGAAAGCTGCACGCCCGTGGACCTGTCGGCGTGGAACAACTCACCAGTTTCAAATACATCGTCAGGGGTGGTGGCCAATGCCGCCCTTGAAGTGTCCCCGTTTCGCGCGGACAGACGATTTGCGACGTCATATGTCCCTTCGTGTCCGGGCGTGAAGCCTTGGCCGCGCGGCGGATCGGTCTTCTCGGCGGATCATTCAACCCCGCCCACGAGGGACATCGCCACATTTCGATGCTGGCGCTGAAGCGACTTCGCCTCGACGAAGTTTGGTGGATGATTACGCCGCAAAACCCGCTGAAGAGCACGCGCGAAATGGCGCCGTTCGACGAGCGGCTGAAAGCGGCCACCCGGGTCGCGCGCCATCCACGGATTCGCGTAACCGACGTGGAGCGTCGCCTGGGCACCGCACACACCGCCGATTCGCTCGCCCTTCTGCTGCCGCGCTTTCCGAAGTGCCGCTTCGTCTGGCTCATGGGCGCCGACAACCTGCAGCAGGTGAGCGGTTGGAAGGATTGGAAGCGGCTTTTTCGCTTGATACCCATTGCCGTATTTTCGCGCCCGCCATACTCTAAACTGGCATTGACTGCACGATCGGCGCGGGTCTTCGCCGATGCACGGGTCGTCGAACCGCTGGCTCGATCGATCGTAACAATGCCGCCGCCAGCCTGGGTCTTTTTGAATATTCGCCCGCACGCGGCGTCCGCGACCCGGATTCGCGCACGGCGGGCCGTATCGGACGTCGATCGAGCCAAGGCGCGGGCCGGCGCAGCAGAGCGGCAAAGCATGGAAGCGCGGGAGACGATGATGACCATGGAGCGGCGATGACAAGGAGGCGGCACCATCCTTCCGATAATTAACACAGCCTCTTCGGCCGAAGCCGTCGTCAATGTAATCAAGCGCACGCTTGACGACGTCAAGGCCGTGGACGTGGTTGTGATCGATCTTGCCGGCAAGTCCAGCATGGCCGACTTTTTGATCATCGCGTCAGGTACCTCGGCACGGCACATTTCCGCTATGGCTGAGCACATCCTTGCGGCCGTCAAGACGTTGAACCTCCCCCCCGTTGCGATCGAAGGGGCGGCGCAGTGCGATTGGGTGCTGATCGACACGGGCGACGTGGTCGTGCACCTGTTTCGCCCGGAGATGCGGGCGTTTTATGCGATCGAGCGACTCTGGGGAACGTCGGCACTTGATAACGAGGGACCTGGTTCGCGCCGGATCAGACTCGGCTCTTGACTGAAATTTAAATTTACCAAATGAGCCGAATATTTATGGGCGCTGGTCATTCGCGGTTGAATTCATCCGGCTTCGCCGGCCCATACGCTAGGCGTTCGAATTCTCGTACCTCTGCAAATCAAGGTCAGAAGACAATGAGAATCTGACCGCCGAAT is a genomic window of Rhodospirillales bacterium containing:
- a CDS encoding nicotinate-nucleotide adenylyltransferase produces the protein MCPFVSGREALAARRIGLLGGSFNPAHEGHRHISMLALKRLRLDEVWWMITPQNPLKSTREMAPFDERLKAATRVARHPRIRVTDVERRLGTAHTADSLALLLPRFPKCRFVWLMGADNLQQVSGWKDWKRLFRLIPIAVFSRPPYSKLALTARSARVFADARVVEPLARSIVTMPPPAWVFLNIRPHAASATRIRARRAVSDVDRAKARAGAAERQSMEARETMMTMERR
- a CDS encoding glutamate-5-semialdehyde dehydrogenase: MTTLTADVAVGAVVPGEDSLRRLMHHIGTSARKAARVLALAASDAKNQALRQAAMNIRARFRDILSANDRDVEAGRKKGLATTLLDRLHLTPERIESMARGLDEIAALPDPVGTTIAQWDRPNGLHIARVRTPIGVIGVIYESRPNVTADAGGLCLKSGNAAILRCGSESFLSASVISECLTAGLMAAGLPDTSIQLVPTTDRTAVGEMLKMNTCIDVIVPRGGRSLIERVTAESKVPLFQHLDGICHTYVHAEADHEMARRVVFNAKMRRPGICGATETLLIDQDVAPALLPDIISDLITSGCEVRGDAATRAIDCRVVPASERDWDTEYLDTILSVKIVENLDEAIRHVNRHSSHHTDAIITEDPIAAESFVGSIDSAILMINASTQFADGGEFGMGAEIGIATGKLHARGPVGVEQLTSFKYIVRGGGQCRP
- the rsfS gene encoding ribosome silencing factor is translated as MLPIINTASSAEAVVNVIKRTLDDVKAVDVVVIDLAGKSSMADFLIIASGTSARHISAMAEHILAAVKTLNLPPVAIEGAAQCDWVLIDTGDVVVHLFRPEMRAFYAIERLWGTSALDNEGPGSRRIRLGS